In Methylobacterium aquaticum, the following are encoded in one genomic region:
- a CDS encoding FAD-dependent monooxygenase, with the protein MLVSGASFAGLATAFWLNRLGYRVTVVEVAPSLRRGGTPVDIQGETIAILTSMDLMEAVRERTLPPRRFAFKDAKNTTLGEMAHHPDDEAGPRYEIHRDDLLEVLSGAIGGDVELLFNCSIVAIEERPEGVSATFSDGSRHEFALIFGCDGNRSNTRRLVFGDGEQFTHFMGGYFYLKVVPDTGLLPPNSSEVFAVPGRMAMLNGYDDRTDIGFGFRTAGEIEYDHRNKDQQRRLIEEHFSGLEWKVPDMLAHIGDDNNFYFDRISQIRMPTWSQGRITLVGDAGYCVSPFAGLGGSMAIIGAGRLADALARHPDNYAAAFRAYEEGLRPFVEQVQERAAIDSVQMLFPGDEAEMAERDRKLAFGDIGV; encoded by the coding sequence GTGCTCGTCAGCGGTGCGAGTTTCGCTGGCTTGGCGACGGCATTCTGGCTGAACCGACTCGGATATCGCGTCACAGTGGTTGAGGTCGCACCTAGTCTCCGGCGTGGCGGGACGCCCGTAGATATCCAGGGCGAGACAATCGCCATTCTCACGAGCATGGATTTGATGGAGGCCGTTCGGGAGAGAACGCTTCCCCCTCGGCGCTTCGCATTCAAGGATGCGAAAAACACAACGCTGGGCGAAATGGCCCACCACCCCGACGACGAGGCGGGACCGCGATACGAGATCCACCGCGACGACCTGTTGGAGGTTCTGTCTGGCGCAATCGGGGGAGATGTGGAACTGCTGTTCAATTGCTCGATCGTGGCGATTGAGGAGCGTCCTGAAGGGGTGTCGGCGACGTTCAGCGACGGCAGTCGGCACGAATTCGCACTGATATTTGGCTGCGATGGAAACCGCTCCAATACGCGCAGGCTAGTGTTCGGCGACGGCGAGCAGTTCACCCATTTCATGGGCGGATATTTCTACCTCAAAGTCGTGCCAGATACCGGACTGCTTCCGCCGAATAGCTCGGAGGTTTTTGCCGTTCCTGGACGGATGGCGATGCTGAACGGCTATGACGATCGCACGGATATCGGCTTCGGGTTCCGCACGGCTGGCGAGATCGAATACGATCACCGGAACAAGGATCAGCAACGTCGCCTGATCGAGGAGCATTTTTCCGGTCTGGAATGGAAAGTGCCGGACATGCTTGCTCATATAGGCGACGACAATAATTTCTATTTTGATCGTATCAGCCAGATTAGGATGCCGACTTGGTCGCAAGGGCGCATCACTCTCGTCGGCGACGCGGGTTATTGCGTGTCCCCTTTCGCTGGCCTCGGTGGCTCGATGGCCATCATCGGCGCGGGAAGGTTGGCCGACGCCCTGGCGCGGCATCCAGACAACTATGCCGCCGCATTTCGCGCTTATGAGGAAGGACTACGGCCGTTCGTCGAACAGGTACAAGAACGGGCTGCTATAGATAGCGTACAGATGCTGTTTCCGGGCGACGAGGCCGAAATGGCGGAGCGAGATCGTAAGCTGGCCTTCGGAGATATCGGCGTTTAA
- a CDS encoding tyrosine-type recombinase/integrase, translating into MPEVVTVSTKPRVPWNRGRIVGPKPPLKPKHIWALRTRLQLANCTRDLALFNLAVDSKLRGCDLVGLRVSDIYLGDAVRLRATVCQRKTGRPVPFEITEPTREALTAWLTARRLKASDWLFPSRSRPGEHLTTRHYSRLVDRWVALIGLDPSAFGTHSLRRTKVALVYKRTGNIRACQLLLGHTKLESTVRYLGIEVDDALILSEQTEI; encoded by the coding sequence ATGCCTGAGGTCGTTACCGTCTCCACCAAACCGCGTGTTCCTTGGAACCGCGGCCGTATCGTCGGCCCTAAACCGCCGCTGAAGCCGAAGCACATCTGGGCCCTGCGCACGCGCCTTCAGCTCGCTAATTGCACGCGAGATCTTGCCCTGTTCAACCTTGCCGTCGATAGCAAGCTGCGCGGGTGTGATCTCGTCGGCCTGCGTGTTAGTGACATCTATCTTGGCGACGCCGTGCGTCTTCGAGCGACGGTCTGCCAGCGCAAGACCGGCAGGCCGGTTCCGTTCGAGATCACCGAACCGACGCGCGAAGCTCTCACGGCTTGGTTGACTGCGCGCAGGTTGAAAGCCTCCGACTGGCTGTTTCCAAGCCGGAGTCGTCCCGGAGAGCATCTCACGACTCGGCATTATAGTCGGCTGGTAGACCGGTGGGTTGCCCTGATCGGCCTGGACCCTTCGGCGTTCGGCACGCACAGCCTACGCCGCACGAAGGTCGCGCTGGTATACAAGCGTACCGGCAATATCCGAGCCTGCCAACTGTTGCTCGGCCACACGAAGCTGGAGAGCACGGTTCGCTACCTCGGCATTGAGGTTGACGACGCGCTGATCCTCTCGGAGCAGACCGAAATCTGA
- a CDS encoding TIGR04282 family arsenosugar biosynthesis glycosyltransferase, with protein MTRRPSPEAAATCAIGVMAKAPQSGRSKTRLCPPLTPNEAASLSAAFLRDTTDTLARAARSAPISPYAAYAPPGAEALVASHITPGTALVLADGTAPAPAAVAGFGRCLLQAVQGMLDRGHAAACVLSADVPTLPARLLVEAARTLLAPGDRGVLGACDDGGYYLLGLKRAHAHLFAEIAWSTAFVADATRARAREIGLDLVELEPWYDVDDAASLARLAAETAGAPAPVTRAALARLAREAVPA; from the coding sequence ATGACACGACGACCCAGCCCAGAGGCGGCCGCGACCTGCGCGATCGGCGTGATGGCGAAGGCCCCGCAGAGCGGCCGCTCCAAGACGCGGCTGTGCCCGCCGCTGACCCCGAACGAGGCCGCGTCCTTGAGCGCCGCCTTCCTGCGCGACACGACCGACACCCTCGCGCGGGCGGCGCGATCCGCTCCGATCAGTCCTTACGCGGCCTACGCCCCGCCGGGGGCCGAGGCCCTGGTCGCCTCCCACATCACGCCCGGAACCGCCCTCGTGCTGGCGGACGGCACCGCGCCGGCTCCGGCGGCGGTCGCGGGATTCGGCCGCTGTCTGCTCCAGGCCGTCCAGGGCATGCTCGATCGCGGCCACGCGGCGGCCTGCGTGCTCAGCGCCGACGTGCCGACCCTGCCGGCGCGGCTCCTGGTCGAGGCAGCCCGGACCCTGCTCGCGCCGGGCGACCGGGGCGTGCTCGGCGCCTGCGATGACGGCGGCTACTACCTCCTCGGCCTCAAGCGGGCCCATGCCCACCTGTTCGCCGAGATCGCATGGAGCACCGCGTTCGTCGCCGACGCGACCCGGGCCCGGGCCCGCGAGATTGGCCTCGACCTCGTCGAGCTGGAGCCGTGGTACGACGTCGACGACGCGGCCTCGCTCGCGCGTCTCGCAGCCGAGACCGCCGGCGCCCCGGCGCCGGTGACCCGCGCCGCCCTGGCGCGCCTCGCCCGTGAGGCCGTGCCGGCATGA
- a CDS encoding glycosyltransferase 87 family protein encodes MIRVLADPGGRLAALGILLAGINLGALALHVPGADTVGSPARANAFVGVVALGLVVYLLAVRLVLRERLPRAAVWMILGLAVAMRAALLPAPPFLSSDIYRYVWDGQVQGAGINPYRYVPADPALEPLRDPAIYPLINRKDYAHTIYPPAAQAVFAAVGQVSRSVTGMKLAMLGFEAMSILTMLAVLRSAGLPPERILIYAWNPLALWSFACDGHVDAVAVGLLGLALLARTRRRDGLAGALLAVATLVKVLPLAVAPAFVRGGRLWRPVLAGIAVIIVLYLPYLGVGWGVLGFARSYGTEEGYDTGAGYWLLAGLGHLGFSPPGLVRAYLLCAGLALAALALRIAFGRNDRPGTADAVALCRDAGILAALATCAASPHYAWYYPWLTLPAVVAPLPAVIWLGAAPLLLLIDPFDDRFLWPALVFVPGLVLAARAAWQARRRRPAALLPQGTAR; translated from the coding sequence ATGATCCGAGTCCTCGCCGACCCGGGCGGGCGGCTCGCGGCGCTGGGAATCTTGCTCGCCGGCATCAATCTCGGCGCGCTCGCCCTTCACGTCCCGGGCGCCGACACCGTCGGCTCGCCGGCCCGCGCCAACGCCTTCGTCGGCGTGGTCGCGCTCGGTCTCGTCGTCTACCTCCTCGCCGTGCGCCTGGTGCTGCGCGAGCGGCTGCCCCGCGCGGCCGTTTGGATGATCCTCGGCCTCGCCGTGGCGATGCGCGCCGCGCTGCTGCCGGCACCGCCCTTCCTGTCGAGCGACATCTACCGCTACGTCTGGGACGGGCAGGTCCAGGGTGCCGGCATCAACCCGTACCGCTACGTTCCGGCCGACCCGGCCCTGGAGCCCTTGCGCGATCCGGCGATCTACCCGCTGATCAACCGCAAGGACTACGCCCACACGATCTACCCGCCCGCCGCGCAAGCGGTCTTCGCCGCCGTCGGGCAGGTCTCCCGGAGCGTCACCGGGATGAAGCTCGCGATGCTGGGCTTCGAGGCGATGAGCATCCTGACGATGCTCGCAGTGCTGCGCAGCGCCGGCCTGCCGCCGGAGCGCATCCTGATCTACGCCTGGAACCCGCTCGCCCTGTGGTCCTTCGCCTGCGACGGGCACGTCGACGCTGTGGCGGTCGGCCTCCTCGGGCTGGCGCTGCTCGCGCGCACCCGCCGTCGCGACGGACTCGCGGGCGCCCTCCTGGCCGTGGCGACGCTGGTGAAGGTACTGCCGCTCGCGGTCGCGCCCGCCTTCGTGCGCGGCGGCCGGCTGTGGCGGCCCGTGCTCGCCGGGATCGCGGTCATCATCGTCCTCTACCTGCCCTATCTCGGCGTCGGCTGGGGCGTGCTCGGCTTTGCCAGGTCCTACGGGACGGAAGAAGGCTACGACACCGGCGCGGGCTACTGGCTGCTCGCCGGGCTCGGCCATCTCGGCTTCAGCCCCCCGGGCCTCGTGCGGGCCTACCTCCTGTGCGCCGGCCTGGCGCTCGCCGCCCTCGCGCTTCGGATCGCCTTCGGGCGGAACGACAGGCCCGGCACGGCCGACGCCGTCGCCCTGTGCCGCGATGCCGGGATCCTGGCGGCGCTGGCGACCTGCGCGGCGAGCCCGCACTACGCCTGGTACTATCCCTGGCTGACGCTGCCCGCGGTCGTCGCGCCGCTTCCGGCCGTGATCTGGCTCGGCGCGGCGCCCCTGCTGCTGCTCATCGACCCGTTCGACGACCGCTTCCTCTGGCCGGCGCTCGTCTTCGTGCCGGGCCTCGTCCTGGCCGCCCGCGCGGCGTGGCAGGCCCGCAGGCGGCGCCCGGCCGCCCTCCTCCCCCAAGGAACCGCCCGATGA
- a CDS encoding pyridoxal phosphate-dependent aminotransferase, whose amino-acid sequence MRIAVELDADASTDRWIDDVQEEAGIDRREGGGPPSRSFAMADYLNRWSACAHLDLAASDSQPLSLSTLLRLAGPDDRLRWRSTGLGYADPRGSLRLRKAIAARYATAGADDVLVGAGAQETMACILHALLAPNDHAVVVVPIYQPLELVVTGLCAADGVALSKDRAWSLDLDRLAAALRPNTRLVLTNFPNSPTGATLDRPTLDGLIALCCRYGLWLVNDEVYRQTDPGPDRAVPPVVDLYERGISINGLSKGFGLPGLRVGWAACRDRAVLGRALAAKNLLSSCLAAPSEILGEIALRAEHRITDRARAIGRRNHRRLRALLDRHSEVFEADEPRNLAFAYPRFRGREGATDFARTLASEAGLLVLPSVLWRSSLAPIPEDRLRLGLGRIRSFAALGVLEKHLLRHAR is encoded by the coding sequence GTGAGGATCGCTGTGGAACTCGACGCGGACGCCTCGACCGACCGCTGGATCGACGACGTGCAGGAGGAGGCTGGGATCGACCGGCGGGAAGGCGGTGGCCCGCCCTCCCGGTCCTTCGCCATGGCGGATTACCTGAACCGCTGGTCGGCTTGTGCGCATCTCGATCTCGCGGCGTCCGATTCACAGCCGCTCTCGCTATCCACGCTGCTGCGCCTCGCCGGCCCGGACGACCGCTTGCGCTGGCGGAGCACCGGTCTGGGCTACGCCGATCCGCGCGGCTCCCTCCGGCTGCGCAAGGCGATCGCCGCCCGCTACGCGACAGCCGGGGCGGACGACGTGCTCGTCGGTGCGGGCGCGCAGGAGACGATGGCGTGCATCCTCCATGCGCTGCTGGCGCCCAACGACCACGCCGTGGTGGTGGTGCCGATCTACCAGCCCCTGGAACTCGTCGTGACGGGCCTGTGTGCCGCGGACGGGGTCGCCCTGTCCAAGGACCGGGCCTGGAGCCTCGACCTCGACCGCCTCGCCGCGGCCTTGCGCCCGAACACGCGGCTGGTTCTGACGAACTTCCCCAACAGTCCGACCGGCGCGACCCTGGACCGGCCGACCCTGGACGGCCTGATCGCCCTCTGCTGCCGGTATGGCCTCTGGCTCGTCAACGACGAGGTCTACCGCCAGACCGACCCCGGCCCGGACAGGGCCGTTCCGCCCGTCGTGGACCTCTACGAGCGCGGGATCTCGATCAACGGGCTGTCGAAGGGGTTCGGGCTGCCGGGCCTGCGCGTCGGCTGGGCCGCCTGCCGAGACCGCGCCGTCCTCGGCCGCGCCCTCGCAGCCAAGAACCTGCTGTCGAGCTGCCTTGCAGCTCCGAGCGAGATCCTGGGCGAGATCGCGTTGCGGGCCGAGCATCGCATCACCGATCGCGCCCGCGCGATAGGACGGCGCAACCATCGCCGCCTGCGCGCTCTGCTCGATCGCCATTCCGAAGTCTTCGAGGCGGACGAACCAAGGAATCTCGCCTTCGCGTATCCGCGGTTTCGCGGGCGTGAGGGGGCGACCGATTTCGCGCGGACGCTCGCATCCGAGGCCGGCCTTCTCGTCCTGCCGTCAGTTCTATGGCGCTCGTCTCTGGCGCCGATCCCCGAAGACCGTCTGCGTCTCGGCCTCGGTCGTATCAGGAGCTTTGCGGCGCTTGGGGTACTTGAGAAGCATCTGCTCCGGCATGCTCGGTAA
- a CDS encoding cytochrome b/b6 domain-containing protein, which yields MRPNPDSAGRRLHPWPVRLMHWTNALAMVVLIGSGWGIYNDSVIIHGIYFPRTLRIGSWAAESLLWHFAAMWLLIANGAAYLAYGIATGRLHERLLPIRLRDVVQTLRDTLKLKLAHEDLTTYNAVQKILYIVAILAGIAQVVSGLAIWKPVQLSGLVTLLGGFQGARLVHFVGMGVLVGFLLVHVALALLVPRTLRAMLTGGPVLRPTPSAAATESAR from the coding sequence ATGAGACCGAATCCTGACAGCGCCGGGCGCCGGCTGCATCCCTGGCCGGTGCGCCTCATGCACTGGACCAACGCACTGGCGATGGTCGTGCTGATCGGCTCCGGCTGGGGCATCTACAACGACTCCGTCATCATCCACGGGATCTACTTTCCCAGGACGCTCCGGATCGGCTCCTGGGCGGCCGAGAGCCTGCTCTGGCACTTCGCCGCGATGTGGCTGCTGATCGCCAACGGCGCCGCCTACCTGGCCTACGGGATCGCGACCGGGCGCCTGCACGAGCGCCTCCTGCCGATCCGCCTCCGCGACGTCGTCCAGACCCTGCGCGACACGCTCAAGCTCAAGCTCGCCCACGAGGACCTGACGACCTACAACGCCGTCCAGAAGATCCTCTACATCGTGGCGATCCTCGCCGGCATCGCTCAAGTCGTCAGCGGCTTGGCGATCTGGAAGCCGGTGCAGCTCTCCGGCCTCGTCACGCTGCTCGGCGGGTTCCAGGGCGCGCGCCTCGTCCACTTCGTCGGCATGGGCGTCCTCGTGGGCTTCCTCCTCGTCCACGTCGCGCTCGCCCTGCTGGTGCCGCGGACGCTGCGGGCGATGCTGACTGGCGGCCCCGTGCTCCGGCCGACGCCTTCCGCCGCGGCGACGGAGTCCGCCCGATGA
- a CDS encoding SPASM domain-containing protein — protein sequence MSLWLTGLKETVDQLPAFVRLAAAMGVTEVHLQRLVFDEAGYGMARADLSLFESARSEESASIAEAEALGRSLGVTLDASGATEPGISLRKQDDRAWATCRRPWSLMYFTAHGRALPCCIAPFSVRGYSHYTLGDATQATLREIWNGEAYRDFRAALLSDAPPSPCRNCGLRWSL from the coding sequence GTGTCGCTCTGGCTCACCGGCCTCAAGGAAACCGTCGACCAGTTGCCCGCCTTCGTGCGGCTGGCCGCCGCGATGGGCGTGACCGAGGTGCATCTCCAGCGCCTGGTCTTCGATGAAGCGGGCTACGGCATGGCCCGGGCCGACCTGTCGCTGTTCGAGAGCGCGCGGTCGGAGGAGAGTGCGTCCATCGCCGAGGCGGAGGCGCTCGGCCGCTCGCTGGGGGTGACGCTCGACGCCTCGGGGGCGACCGAGCCCGGGATCAGCCTCAGGAAGCAGGACGACCGGGCCTGGGCGACCTGCCGCCGGCCGTGGTCGCTGATGTACTTCACCGCCCATGGCCGGGCGCTGCCCTGCTGCATCGCGCCGTTCTCGGTGCGCGGCTACTCGCACTACACGCTCGGCGACGCCACCCAGGCCACGTTGCGGGAGATCTGGAACGGCGAGGCCTATCGCGACTTCCGCGCGGCGCTCCTCTCCGACGCGCCACCGAGCCCGTGCCGCAATTGCGGCCTGCGCTGGAGCCTGTGA
- a CDS encoding glycosyltransferase family 2 protein, with the protein MHPVSIVIPTLNEAEAIGAVIREIPRIFAGDVIVADGGSTDGTRGVARAAGARVVEAGRGYGRACALGAEAADPGSRVIVFLDGDGADRVDLIEAIAGPVLAGTQDLVLASRTLGHREPGAMLWHQVLAGRLAGLGIGLRYGVRYTDMCAFRAIDRAALRALCLRETTYGWNIEMQLQAARAGLRVLEVPMSYRRRIGGASKVAGSLSGTLRASARIGATYLRVATRPAPRA; encoded by the coding sequence ATGCACCCGGTCAGCATCGTCATCCCGACCCTGAACGAGGCCGAGGCGATCGGCGCGGTCATCCGCGAGATCCCGCGGATTTTCGCGGGCGACGTCATAGTGGCGGATGGCGGCTCGACGGACGGCACCAGGGGCGTCGCCCGGGCCGCCGGCGCCCGGGTGGTCGAGGCCGGCCGCGGCTACGGCCGGGCCTGCGCGCTCGGGGCGGAGGCGGCCGATCCCGGCAGCCGCGTCATCGTCTTCCTCGACGGCGACGGGGCCGACCGGGTGGACCTGATCGAGGCGATCGCCGGCCCGGTGCTCGCCGGCACCCAGGACCTCGTCCTCGCCTCTCGGACCCTCGGCCACCGCGAGCCCGGCGCGATGCTCTGGCACCAGGTGCTCGCCGGGCGTCTCGCGGGACTCGGTATCGGCCTGCGCTACGGCGTGCGGTACACCGACATGTGCGCCTTCCGGGCCATCGATCGCGCCGCGCTCCGGGCCTTGTGCCTGCGCGAGACGACCTACGGCTGGAACATCGAGATGCAGTTGCAGGCCGCCCGCGCGGGCTTGCGCGTCCTGGAGGTGCCGATGTCCTACCGGCGCCGGATCGGGGGCGCATCGAAGGTCGCGGGGTCGTTGTCCGGGACGCTGCGGGCCTCGGCGCGCATCGGCGCGACCTACCTGCGCGTCGCCACCCGTCCGGCGCCGCGCGCGTGA
- a CDS encoding molybdopterin-dependent oxidoreductase, whose product MRSPFRPLTVPDPGILDDHRPLLRRIERRGFLRGGLSLGALTMLTGCDVSDSGAVGRALRAVSDLNDGVQAALFDPNKLAPEYPASMVLKPPRFNAYYDVEEVKPVDGDAWRLELAGLITDKRPWTRGQIAELPEREIIIRHVCVEGWDYIGQWSGVPLRTFLERVGADLTARYVAFKTADDYPSSIDMASALHPQTLLATKYASESLPDPYGYPLRLRTAVKLGFKNPKWITAIEVTNSYPGGYWESRGFNWFSGL is encoded by the coding sequence ATGAGATCCCCTTTCCGCCCCCTCACGGTGCCGGATCCCGGCATCCTCGACGACCATCGCCCGCTCCTGCGGCGGATCGAGCGCCGAGGCTTCCTGCGCGGCGGCCTGTCGCTCGGCGCGCTCACGATGCTGACCGGCTGCGACGTGAGCGATTCGGGCGCGGTCGGCCGGGCCCTGCGCGCCGTCTCCGACCTTAACGACGGCGTCCAGGCCGCGCTGTTCGATCCGAACAAGCTCGCGCCCGAATACCCGGCGTCGATGGTGCTCAAGCCGCCGCGCTTCAACGCCTACTACGACGTCGAGGAGGTGAAACCGGTCGACGGCGACGCGTGGCGGCTCGAACTCGCCGGCTTGATCACCGACAAGCGGCCCTGGACGCGAGGCCAGATCGCGGAGCTGCCCGAGCGCGAGATCATCATCCGCCACGTCTGCGTGGAGGGCTGGGACTATATCGGCCAGTGGTCGGGCGTGCCGCTGCGCACGTTCCTCGAACGGGTCGGGGCCGACCTCACCGCCAGGTACGTCGCCTTTAAGACGGCGGACGACTACCCGAGCAGCATCGACATGGCGAGCGCGCTGCACCCCCAGACGCTGCTCGCCACCAAGTACGCCAGTGAGAGCTTGCCGGACCCCTACGGCTACCCCTTGCGGTTGCGCACGGCGGTCAAGCTCGGCTTCAAGAACCCCAAATGGATCACCGCCATTGAGGTCACCAATAGCTATCCGGGCGGGTACTGGGAGAGCCGGGGCTTCAACTGGTTTTCCGGGCTATGA
- a CDS encoding radical SAM protein — translation MTASAALKDPRRYFEEIGAARTAEAVALPVCLYLEVTNRCNLLCETCPRTFETLEPPADMSWELFTRIVDQVPNIARVVLHGVGEPMLVPALPRMIRYLKDRGTYVLFNTNGTLLQPKRFGTLIETGLDELRVSLDAADQASYLRVRGKDFFDRIVRDVGQFVAYQKATGATTPACRSGSPASRKPSTSCPPSCGWPPRWA, via the coding sequence ATGACCGCCTCCGCCGCCCTTAAGGATCCGCGCCGCTACTTCGAGGAGATCGGCGCCGCGCGCACGGCCGAGGCCGTCGCGCTGCCGGTCTGCCTCTACCTGGAGGTCACGAACCGTTGCAACCTTCTGTGCGAGACCTGCCCGCGCACCTTCGAGACCCTGGAACCCCCGGCCGACATGAGCTGGGAACTGTTCACCCGGATCGTCGACCAGGTGCCGAACATCGCCCGGGTCGTGCTCCACGGCGTCGGCGAGCCGATGCTGGTGCCGGCGCTGCCGCGCATGATCCGCTACCTCAAGGACCGCGGCACCTACGTCCTGTTCAACACCAACGGCACCCTGCTGCAGCCGAAGCGGTTCGGGACGCTGATCGAGACCGGGCTCGACGAGTTGCGCGTCTCCCTCGACGCCGCCGACCAGGCCTCGTATCTCAGAGTGCGCGGCAAGGACTTCTTCGACCGCATCGTGCGCGACGTCGGACAGTTCGTCGCCTACCAGAAGGCGACCGGCGCCACGACGCCCGCGTGTCGCTCTGGCTCACCGGCCTCAAGGAAACCGTCGACCAGTTGCCCGCCTTCGTGCGGCTGGCCGCCGCGATGGGCGTGA
- a CDS encoding TetR/AcrR family transcriptional regulator yields the protein MPPPQSNLDMKLYRVYIDMQEHASPKLDRRTRKRLATRQAISDSATRLFMEHGFDQVTIDEIAEAADVGRMTVFNHFPRKEDMFFDREDEVREMVFAAIQGREEEMSPVTALRLLAHRCIEDRNPLLPLFGAPLRFVATALASEALKARARQMCSEFTRVLAAMLAESIDRPADDTDAHLLAGLLVATWSVAFFEGYNVADRNGDAEAAGQIFLRLIDRGFQAAAAAVSGTPYV from the coding sequence ATGCCACCACCTCAAAGTAATCTCGATATGAAATTATACCGAGTATATATTGACATGCAGGAACACGCAAGCCCCAAGCTGGACAGGCGCACACGGAAGCGGCTAGCGACGCGCCAAGCCATCTCCGATTCGGCCACGCGCCTGTTCATGGAGCACGGCTTTGATCAGGTGACGATTGACGAGATTGCGGAGGCAGCAGATGTCGGCCGTATGACCGTGTTCAATCATTTTCCCCGCAAGGAGGACATGTTCTTCGACCGCGAGGACGAAGTGCGCGAGATGGTGTTCGCGGCCATCCAGGGGCGGGAAGAGGAAATGAGCCCGGTCACGGCACTGCGATTGCTCGCTCATCGCTGTATCGAGGACCGGAACCCGCTCCTACCGCTTTTCGGTGCGCCCCTGAGGTTCGTGGCGACGGCGCTGGCCAGCGAGGCGCTGAAGGCGCGCGCGCGCCAGATGTGCAGCGAGTTCACGCGCGTTCTGGCAGCGATGCTGGCAGAGTCGATCGATCGACCAGCGGACGATACCGACGCGCATTTGCTAGCGGGCTTGCTCGTAGCTACGTGGAGCGTGGCATTTTTCGAAGGGTATAACGTGGCTGACAGAAACGGTGATGCCGAGGCCGCCGGTCAAATATTTCTTCGTCTTATCGATCGAGGTTTCCAAGCCGCTGCTGCTGCGGTATCAGGAACGCCCTATGTCTAG